A single window of Vibrio alfacsensis DNA harbors:
- a CDS encoding mechanosensitive ion channel family protein, with the protein MKKLLTVFALSVLSTSTFASEEIASVDNISQIASLIRWSGVFFSIIVIACTWLLLKFMSSMVESIGSQFVQYRMVLQKLQSFLQFFIYLTAGSVVFMMSFRINDQILALIGGTLAVSVGFAMKDLAASFIAGMTVMVDRPFQVGDRVTFEGNYGDVIAIGLRSVRMRTLTDDIITIPNNKFLSEVVVSGNYGALDMQVVIPFYVGMNEDITLARDLIQEAASSSRYIHLPKPVTVLVKQTITDNYLAIQLTCKAYVVDTAYEKLFETDITLRVMKEFKKHGINPPKIAVHTG; encoded by the coding sequence ATGAAAAAACTACTCACCGTATTCGCTCTATCAGTATTGAGCACTTCCACTTTCGCCTCGGAAGAAATCGCGAGTGTGGACAATATCTCGCAAATCGCAAGCTTGATCCGTTGGAGTGGCGTGTTCTTTTCTATTATCGTCATTGCATGTACTTGGCTGTTACTTAAATTCATGAGTTCGATGGTAGAGAGCATCGGTAGCCAGTTTGTGCAATATCGAATGGTGCTGCAAAAACTGCAATCGTTCTTGCAATTCTTTATCTATTTAACCGCAGGCTCTGTCGTATTTATGATGAGCTTTCGCATCAATGACCAAATCCTCGCATTGATTGGCGGTACGCTGGCCGTTTCCGTTGGTTTTGCGATGAAAGACCTCGCAGCATCATTCATCGCGGGGATGACCGTGATGGTTGACCGTCCGTTTCAAGTTGGTGACCGCGTCACGTTTGAGGGGAACTACGGCGATGTGATTGCAATTGGTTTGCGCTCGGTCCGTATGCGTACGTTAACCGATGACATCATTACTATTCCGAACAACAAATTCTTAAGCGAAGTGGTTGTCAGTGGTAACTACGGTGCTTTGGATATGCAGGTTGTGATTCCGTTTTATGTCGGGATGAATGAAGACATAACCCTTGCCCGTGATCTCATTCAGGAAGCCGCCTCTTCAAGTCGCTATATCCACCTACCAAAGCCAGTAACGGTATTAGTGAAGCAGACGATTACCGATAACTACCTTGCGATTCAACTAACCTGTAAAGCATACGTAGTCGATACCGCATACGAGAAGCTGTTTGAAACTGACATTACCTTACGTGTAATGAAAGAGTTTAAGAAGCACGGTATCAACCCACCGAAAATTGCTGTGCATACGGGATAA
- a CDS encoding twin-arginine translocation signal domain-containing protein produces the protein MKDNNEINTSRRDILKGLTTAAVAGAVVAGTTKVASASETVESSEKDVKKKGYRETQHIRDYYETL, from the coding sequence ATGAAAGATAATAATGAAATAAACACAAGCCGCAGGGATATCCTGAAAGGCTTAACAACTGCGGCCGTTGCTGGTGCGGTTGTCGCTGGTACAACAAAAGTGGCAAGCGCTTCAGAAACGGTTGAATCTTCTGAAAAAGACGTGAAGAAGAAAGGGTATCGTGAAACTCAACACATTCGCGATTACTACGAAACACTTTAG
- a CDS encoding formate dehydrogenase subunit alpha, whose amino-acid sequence MKLVKRSDSVSKETNQLGVSRRAFMKNTSLAAGGAVVGASLFAPGMMKKAQAKSVDPEAKVEQKRTICSHCSVGCGIYAEVQDGVWTGQEPAFDHPFNAGGHCAKGAALREHGHGERRLKYPMKLENGKWKKLSWDQAIEEIGNKVMDIRKESGPDSVYWLGSAKHSNEQAYLYRKMASLWGTNNVDHQARICHSTTVAGVANTWGYGAMTNSFNDMHNCKSMLFIGSNPAEAHPVAMQHILIAKEKNNCKIVVADPRRTRTAAKSDHYVSLRPGSDVAFIWGVLWHVFANQWEDKEFIRQRVFGMDEIRAEVAKWTPAEVERVTGVPESEVYQTAKLLSENRPGCIVWCMGGTQHTTGNNNTRAYCVLELALGNIGKSGGGANIFRGHDNVQGATDLGVLSDTLPGYYGLSEGSWRHWSKVWDIDFDWIKGRFDDNAYGGQKPMNSAGIPVSRWVDGVLENKDNIRQRENIRAMFYWGHAVNSQTRGPEMKKAMQKLDMMVIVDPYPTVAAVMNDRTDGVYLLPATTQFETHGSVTASNRSIQWRDQVIEPLFESKPDHEIMYLLTKKLGYEDVLFKNIRVENNQPVIEDITREFNKGMWTIGYTGQSPERLKAHQQNWHTFHKTSLEAEGGPVNGETYGLPWPCWGTPEMKHPGTHILYDTSKTVAEGGGNFRTRFGVEFEGQSLLAEDSYSKGCEIKDGYPEFSDKLIKQLGWWDDLTAEEKAAAEGKNWKTDLSGGIQRVAIKHGCIPFGNAKARAIVWTFPDRVPLHREPLYTPRRDLVTDYPTWDDKEAIFRVPTLYKSIQKEDKSGEYPIILTSGRLVEYEGGGEETRSNPWLAELQQEMFVEVNPKDANDLGFKDGDDVWVEGAEKGRIKVKAMVTRRVKPGLAFLPFHFGGKFEGEDLRSKYPEGTDPYVIGEAANTATTYGYDPVTLMQETKVTLCNIRKA is encoded by the coding sequence ATGAAACTTGTCAAACGCTCCGACAGTGTGAGCAAAGAAACTAATCAGCTTGGCGTTTCACGTCGTGCTTTCATGAAGAACACCTCGCTTGCTGCTGGTGGTGCTGTTGTTGGTGCAAGCCTATTTGCACCAGGCATGATGAAAAAAGCACAAGCAAAAAGCGTTGATCCAGAAGCAAAAGTTGAGCAGAAACGTACGATCTGTTCACACTGCTCTGTGGGTTGTGGTATTTACGCTGAGGTTCAAGATGGTGTTTGGACAGGTCAAGAGCCTGCTTTCGACCACCCATTTAACGCTGGTGGACACTGTGCAAAAGGTGCCGCTCTTCGTGAGCACGGCCATGGTGAACGTCGTCTAAAATACCCAATGAAACTTGAAAACGGTAAGTGGAAGAAGCTTTCTTGGGATCAAGCGATTGAAGAAATCGGTAACAAGGTGATGGACATCCGTAAAGAGTCGGGTCCAGATTCAGTTTACTGGTTGGGAAGTGCGAAACACAGTAACGAACAAGCGTACTTATACCGTAAGATGGCGTCACTTTGGGGTACCAACAACGTTGATCACCAAGCGCGTATCTGTCACTCAACAACCGTTGCCGGTGTAGCAAACACTTGGGGCTACGGCGCGATGACTAACTCTTTCAATGATATGCATAACTGTAAGTCAATGCTGTTCATTGGTTCTAACCCTGCAGAAGCACACCCAGTTGCCATGCAGCACATTCTGATCGCGAAAGAGAAGAACAACTGTAAAATTGTCGTTGCGGATCCTCGTCGTACTCGTACAGCTGCGAAATCGGATCATTATGTGTCATTGCGTCCGGGTTCAGACGTTGCTTTCATTTGGGGCGTTCTATGGCATGTATTTGCTAACCAGTGGGAAGACAAAGAGTTCATTCGTCAACGTGTATTCGGTATGGATGAAATCCGTGCTGAAGTAGCGAAGTGGACACCTGCTGAAGTTGAACGCGTAACGGGCGTTCCTGAATCTGAAGTTTATCAAACCGCGAAACTACTCTCTGAAAACCGTCCGGGTTGTATCGTGTGGTGTATGGGTGGTACTCAACATACTACTGGTAACAACAACACTCGTGCTTATTGTGTACTTGAGCTTGCGCTAGGTAACATCGGTAAATCAGGCGGCGGTGCAAACATCTTCCGTGGTCACGATAACGTTCAGGGCGCAACTGACCTTGGCGTACTATCTGATACACTACCTGGCTACTACGGTCTATCTGAAGGTTCATGGCGTCACTGGTCGAAAGTATGGGATATCGACTTTGACTGGATCAAAGGTCGCTTTGATGACAACGCTTACGGCGGTCAAAAGCCAATGAATAGTGCAGGTATCCCTGTATCTCGTTGGGTGGATGGTGTTCTTGAAAACAAAGACAACATTCGTCAACGTGAAAATATCCGTGCGATGTTCTATTGGGGGCACGCAGTAAACTCTCAGACCCGTGGTCCTGAGATGAAAAAGGCGATGCAGAAGCTGGATATGATGGTCATTGTTGATCCATACCCAACAGTTGCAGCAGTAATGAACGATCGTACAGACGGCGTTTACTTACTTCCAGCCACAACTCAATTCGAAACACACGGCAGTGTGACGGCTTCTAACCGTTCTATTCAGTGGCGTGATCAGGTAATCGAACCATTGTTTGAGTCTAAGCCTGACCATGAAATCATGTACCTGCTGACGAAGAAACTGGGCTACGAAGATGTACTGTTCAAAAATATCCGTGTTGAAAACAATCAGCCAGTGATCGAAGACATTACTCGCGAGTTCAACAAAGGTATGTGGACTATCGGTTACACTGGTCAAAGTCCTGAGCGTCTAAAAGCACACCAACAAAACTGGCACACATTCCACAAGACTTCCCTGGAAGCAGAGGGCGGTCCTGTGAATGGTGAGACTTACGGTCTACCTTGGCCATGTTGGGGTACGCCAGAGATGAAGCACCCTGGCACACACATTCTTTACGATACGTCTAAGACGGTTGCAGAAGGTGGTGGTAACTTCCGCACACGTTTCGGTGTGGAATTCGAAGGTCAAAGCCTACTTGCTGAAGACAGCTACTCTAAAGGCTGTGAAATCAAAGACGGTTACCCAGAGTTCTCTGACAAGCTAATTAAACAGCTTGGTTGGTGGGACGACCTAACGGCTGAAGAAAAAGCAGCAGCGGAAGGTAAAAACTGGAAAACTGACCTGTCCGGCGGTATTCAACGTGTAGCAATTAAGCACGGTTGTATTCCATTTGGTAACGCGAAAGCGCGTGCGATTGTTTGGACATTCCCAGACCGCGTACCACTACACCGTGAGCCGCTATACACGCCACGTCGTGACCTTGTAACGGATTACCCAACTTGGGACGACAAAGAAGCCATCTTCCGTGTACCAACGCTTTACAAGTCTATTCAAAAAGAAGACAAGTCTGGAGAATACCCAATTATTCTGACTTCTGGTCGTCTGGTTGAGTACGAAGGGGGTGGTGAAGAGACGCGTTCAAACCCATGGCTTGCTGAACTTCAACAAGAAATGTTCGTTGAAGTGAACCCGAAAGATGCAAACGATCTTGGCTTCAAAGATGGCGATGACGTTTGGGTTGAGGGTGCAGAAAAAGGCCGTATCAAGGTGAAAGCGATGGTAACCCGTCGTGTTAAACCGGGACTTGCGTTCTTGCCGTTCCACTTTGGTGGTAAGTTCGAAGGTGAAGACCTACGTTCTAAGTACCCAGAAGGTACAGATCCTTATGTGATTGGCGAAGCCGCTAACACAGCAACCACTTATGGTTACGACCCTGTTACTTTGATGCAGGAAACAAAAGTAACCCTATGTAACATTCGTAAAGCGTAA
- a CDS encoding formate dehydrogenase accessory sulfurtransferase FdhD — MVKPNIIKTSENPLQTIEVEVYDEYGEKLTKQIACERPLTVMLNWKEIVTLMTLGSRPEALVLGYLKNQSFLSDPEAIESVIIDWETHSAAVITKENTEHLESALKKKTVTSGCGQGTMYGNVMKQLEDYQVPQVPLKQSEIYTALEALTHYNDTYKKAGAVHGCAVCKGNEVLSFVEDVGRHNAVDTLAGEMWLNQETGDDKIFYTTGRLTSEMVIKVAQMGIPVLLSRSGVTQMGLDLAKKFGITTIARAKGLRFQVFTGAEKIDFDVKGNQ; from the coding sequence GTGGTAAAACCAAACATTATCAAAACCAGTGAGAATCCCCTTCAAACCATCGAAGTAGAAGTATACGACGAGTATGGAGAAAAGCTCACCAAGCAAATTGCCTGTGAACGCCCTCTTACGGTTATGCTCAACTGGAAAGAAATCGTCACACTAATGACGCTTGGTTCCCGTCCAGAAGCGCTGGTGTTAGGTTATTTAAAGAATCAGAGCTTTCTTTCAGATCCTGAAGCGATTGAATCGGTGATCATTGATTGGGAAACCCACTCTGCTGCCGTAATCACCAAAGAAAATACAGAACACTTAGAAAGTGCCTTAAAGAAGAAAACCGTAACGTCAGGTTGCGGTCAAGGCACGATGTACGGCAATGTAATGAAGCAACTTGAAGATTATCAAGTTCCTCAAGTACCACTTAAACAATCAGAGATCTACACCGCATTAGAAGCGCTTACTCATTATAATGATACCTACAAAAAAGCCGGCGCAGTGCATGGCTGTGCGGTGTGTAAAGGTAATGAAGTGCTGTCTTTTGTGGAAGATGTTGGTCGTCACAATGCGGTTGATACGTTAGCTGGCGAAATGTGGCTAAACCAAGAAACAGGTGACGACAAAATTTTCTACACTACCGGTCGCTTGACTTCAGAGATGGTGATTAAGGTTGCTCAAATGGGCATTCCTGTTCTGTTATCTCGTTCTGGCGTGACCCAAATGGGGTTAGATTTGGCGAAGAAATTCGGCATTACCACAATAGCACGTGCTAAAGGGTTACGCTTCCAAGTCTTTACCGGTGCAGAAAAAATTGATTTTGATGTAAAAGGGAATCAATAG
- a CDS encoding ATP-binding protein — MHSMVRFLMLIGLVLSLPAHAKWEYEFQPEPQVQPVAQEIAQEINQLPEQLFMSDRDKRKVNQLLNAVIHEQRKQTLIFDERLNTFRESGGDKEWFDTQSAHLTLNSLGQSKEHLLELADPITHDKLTGFGPYGVTQFKQEWHQTKLNAEYLLYFQVRSFQSLVQEILISPIPVVWAGIKVLFIYFGLVWWLTNSKRIITLFRETQLDNVAKPPIWVRMIWYISRAHRAIAWLIAITLSLRVLSQIPSLQHLIILEIFTWWVLGGSIAISFILEFAYRNSRSTSQEVIALRLSTIRRYVWSAIVAGVILQISVRTLGKGTIYSWIYSALFFWFVLVTLSVLRLWRKKVFEVAEKLSERPVWVNWSIRRKDTLFLSIIGTAICAVWITLHSFKHRIVAMLSNYTMFSQALAYLFRIEVAKQTGNNGTDTNLVRIKGDQAFEYVLPGSENSELVEYASDELKQLSKYLLTDSPAVCVISGERGIGTTTFLRTILSKVKNAEPLYLNCPYAGYNELLKELATYLGLEQEATEIQVLAHLRKSDTPYLIAVDNAQRLVKPMVGGLSGLIKLTNLLRRSKKNHRVVIAIEKASWRFVDRARGERLLFDWVEFMPRWSEKQLCALFDSRINQEVENPVTFDGLVVPKQWDQEEITEEERAKQGFYRILWHYADGNPTVALRFFRLSLRQNKETQHVVVRLFHAPESQELEKMPKPMLAVLRSIVQLEVASPEELSDCTQLSIAEVIGTLRYFQSRGFIEWGEDKARVSDHWFRHITNVLDRQHLLVK, encoded by the coding sequence ATGCATTCTATGGTGCGCTTTTTAATGTTAATTGGCCTCGTACTTTCTTTGCCGGCTCATGCAAAGTGGGAGTATGAATTTCAGCCAGAGCCTCAAGTACAACCCGTAGCACAAGAAATTGCTCAGGAAATAAATCAATTACCTGAGCAATTATTCATGTCTGACCGTGATAAACGTAAAGTCAATCAACTGCTAAACGCTGTTATTCACGAACAGCGTAAACAAACTCTGATTTTCGATGAGCGCTTAAATACCTTTCGTGAATCAGGTGGTGATAAGGAGTGGTTCGATACTCAATCTGCGCATTTAACCCTTAACAGTCTTGGGCAAAGTAAAGAGCACCTATTAGAGTTAGCGGACCCTATAACGCATGACAAACTCACCGGATTCGGCCCTTATGGTGTGACTCAATTTAAACAGGAGTGGCATCAAACCAAACTTAACGCCGAGTACTTACTGTACTTCCAAGTTCGTTCGTTCCAATCTCTGGTTCAAGAGATCCTTATTTCACCGATCCCTGTGGTGTGGGCAGGAATTAAAGTACTGTTCATCTATTTTGGTTTGGTGTGGTGGTTAACCAATAGTAAACGCATCATTACCCTGTTTCGAGAAACCCAACTCGATAATGTCGCCAAGCCCCCAATTTGGGTTCGCATGATTTGGTACATCAGCCGAGCGCATCGCGCAATTGCTTGGCTGATTGCGATTACACTCTCGCTTCGCGTACTTTCACAGATCCCAAGTTTGCAGCACCTAATTATTCTAGAAATTTTTACTTGGTGGGTATTAGGCGGATCTATTGCGATCAGCTTTATTCTGGAGTTTGCTTATCGTAACAGTCGCAGTACTAGCCAAGAAGTCATCGCCCTGCGCCTTTCAACCATTCGTCGCTATGTATGGAGCGCTATCGTGGCGGGTGTCATTCTTCAAATATCCGTTCGCACACTTGGCAAAGGCACCATTTACTCTTGGATTTACAGCGCACTGTTTTTCTGGTTTGTGTTGGTGACGCTATCAGTGTTGCGTCTATGGCGGAAGAAAGTCTTCGAAGTCGCAGAGAAGCTCTCTGAACGTCCAGTTTGGGTGAACTGGTCTATTCGCCGCAAAGACACTTTGTTCTTAAGCATCATCGGTACAGCAATTTGTGCGGTGTGGATTACGCTGCATAGCTTTAAACATCGTATCGTCGCCATGCTCTCTAATTACACCATGTTTAGCCAAGCATTGGCGTACTTATTCCGTATCGAAGTCGCCAAACAAACCGGCAATAACGGTACTGACACCAATCTAGTGCGCATTAAAGGTGATCAAGCGTTCGAATATGTTCTACCAGGTAGCGAAAACAGTGAATTGGTCGAGTACGCCTCAGATGAACTTAAACAGCTTTCGAAGTATCTACTGACAGACAGCCCCGCAGTGTGTGTTATTTCAGGTGAGCGAGGCATTGGCACAACCACATTCTTGCGTACGATCTTGAGTAAAGTTAAAAATGCCGAGCCACTTTATTTAAACTGCCCCTATGCCGGTTACAACGAGTTACTGAAAGAGTTAGCAACCTATTTAGGCCTGGAACAAGAAGCCACGGAGATACAGGTTCTTGCTCATCTACGCAAAAGTGACACGCCGTATCTCATTGCGGTTGATAATGCGCAGCGTCTAGTAAAGCCCATGGTTGGAGGGCTAAGCGGTTTAATCAAGCTGACTAACTTACTTCGTCGATCTAAAAAGAATCATCGCGTGGTTATCGCTATTGAAAAAGCGAGTTGGCGCTTTGTCGATCGTGCTCGCGGAGAGCGTCTTCTATTTGATTGGGTTGAGTTTATGCCTCGTTGGAGTGAAAAACAGCTTTGTGCGCTCTTTGATAGCCGAATTAACCAAGAAGTAGAAAATCCAGTGACGTTTGATGGTTTGGTGGTTCCAAAGCAATGGGACCAAGAGGAGATCACCGAAGAAGAGCGTGCTAAACAAGGTTTCTATCGCATTCTTTGGCATTACGCTGATGGTAACCCTACGGTTGCTTTGCGTTTCTTCCGACTCTCTCTTCGTCAAAATAAAGAGACACAACACGTGGTGGTGCGTTTATTCCATGCTCCAGAGTCACAAGAACTAGAAAAAATGCCGAAACCCATGTTAGCCGTGCTTCGCTCCATTGTTCAGCTCGAAGTCGCGTCGCCAGAAGAACTGTCGGACTGTACTCAGCTTAGTATTGCAGAAGTCATTGGCACTCTTCGCTACTTTCAAAGCCGTGGTTTTATTGAGTGGGGAGAAGACAAAGCTCGTGTTTCTGACCATTGGTTCCGCCACATTACCAACGTTCTTGACCGTCAACATTTATTGGTGAAATAA
- a CDS encoding DUF3305 domain-containing protein — MSDTKEFGTEFEKTEASWPIGIELVEHEITTGIWVTTQWQLMAFDIAPTEETQHVCLLQLHKDERSDYRFNLSSQQPKLFLVMDNEDSGEQPTIQLLTASQTVAAQYMDGDNLVLSNDMPLAVQAWMEAFIGRHGELIEVRRKKRKGAGRANGN, encoded by the coding sequence ATGTCGGATACAAAAGAGTTTGGAACAGAATTCGAAAAAACAGAAGCATCATGGCCGATTGGTATCGAGTTAGTTGAACATGAAATTACGACTGGTATTTGGGTAACGACTCAATGGCAACTCATGGCGTTTGACATCGCCCCAACGGAAGAGACTCAGCATGTGTGTCTACTTCAGTTACACAAAGACGAGCGCTCTGATTATCGTTTCAATTTAAGTTCACAGCAGCCAAAACTCTTTTTAGTGATGGATAACGAGGATTCTGGTGAACAACCAACCATTCAACTGCTGACAGCCTCACAAACGGTCGCAGCGCAGTATATGGATGGTGACAATTTAGTATTGTCTAATGACATGCCTTTGGCGGTACAAGCGTGGATGGAAGCATTCATAGGCCGTCATGGTGAACTGATTGAAGTAAGACGCAAAAAACGCAAAGGAGCGGGTAGAGCGAATGGCAACTAG
- a CDS encoding DUF3306 domain-containing protein, with product MATSFFSRWSKRKLEESTTEQVEAEAFTASDSTEAEVAQAQSTDEADVQQAETTVAPTESTTSEPTEPEEMSVAQLLVSEASESVKKAALRKMFLSEEFNIRDGLDDYDDDYSNLKSLSEGVAETLRNWVKEETEDEAVEEPVEDNAQAIESTTESDVEAVESELSESEVTLEEEKGLYIKQYLIKWYSRDEI from the coding sequence ATGGCAACTAGTTTTTTTAGCCGTTGGTCGAAACGTAAGTTAGAAGAGTCAACAACAGAGCAGGTAGAAGCAGAGGCATTCACGGCTAGTGATTCTACCGAGGCAGAAGTAGCACAAGCACAATCAACGGATGAGGCCGACGTTCAACAAGCAGAAACGACGGTGGCGCCTACTGAAAGCACGACATCTGAGCCAACAGAGCCAGAAGAAATGTCCGTTGCACAGCTATTGGTCTCTGAAGCATCAGAAAGTGTTAAGAAAGCGGCATTGCGTAAAATGTTTTTATCTGAAGAGTTCAATATTCGTGATGGTTTAGACGATTATGATGATGACTACAGTAACCTTAAGTCACTATCAGAGGGCGTAGCAGAAACACTGCGTAATTGGGTGAAAGAGGAAACGGAAGATGAAGCAGTAGAAGAACCTGTGGAAGACAATGCCCAAGCTATTGAATCTACTACAGAAAGTGATGTTGAAGCGGTTGAATCAGAACTCTCGGAAAGTGAGGTAACTCTCGAAGAAGAAAAAGGGCTGTATATAAAACAGTATCTGATAAAATGGTATTCCAGAGACGAAATTTAA
- a CDS encoding 4Fe-4S dicluster domain-containing protein, whose translation MLKQLLEQATSNNGKARLYAFDNTVELTNLIPPTVSYESGGNTLIVGPTAIIESAAAQLSQMNSVTLLSTDGEKGENAGLYYANSVQVSGFLGTFEVLIENHGLTNNLAKVAINSDCFDIVLDLCLNSCMSEEVPVPGYYPVGRGYPKLAEALEEIPTLMGTFDKPKFFRLNTDLCAHSSRGVKGCERCVDACPAGALSSEGSDKTGHRIEINPYLCQGVGTCATACPTEAIHYALPNPEETQKFIERTLANYELAGGLDPIVLICSSRHETYNVMALKALPDNVIPIVVEELPSIGIDTWFAALVNGATQVLFAASRFMPQTIIRVLNNEVGIAQELLDQLGIAKETIDILYLESLREGPPTLCTDPFDLALGDLQGNKRQRLFTALDAMTSSRIPVENIVELPANAPYGNVSCESKDCTLCMSCVAVCPTRALHTDGDSPSLKFVEQDCIQCGLCAKACPENVLTLTPRMNWVKEERQKAVVIHEEKAAECVRCHKPFAPQSMIDMLQTKLRGHSHFSDEAAINRIAMCEDCRVIDMFESMATDPMKQLKY comes from the coding sequence ATGTTGAAACAATTATTAGAACAAGCAACTTCCAATAACGGTAAAGCACGCCTGTATGCGTTTGATAATACCGTAGAGTTGACGAATCTTATCCCACCAACGGTGAGCTACGAAAGTGGTGGTAATACACTGATTGTTGGTCCAACAGCGATCATTGAGAGTGCAGCCGCACAATTGTCTCAAATGAATAGCGTGACTTTACTTTCTACGGATGGTGAGAAAGGGGAAAACGCTGGTCTGTATTATGCAAACTCCGTTCAGGTATCAGGTTTCTTAGGTACATTTGAAGTCCTTATTGAGAATCATGGCCTGACAAACAACTTAGCGAAAGTTGCAATCAATAGTGATTGTTTCGATATCGTTTTGGATCTTTGCCTCAATAGCTGTATGTCAGAAGAAGTTCCGGTTCCTGGGTACTACCCAGTTGGCCGTGGCTATCCGAAACTTGCTGAAGCACTTGAAGAAATCCCAACGTTGATGGGGACATTCGACAAGCCTAAGTTCTTTCGTCTAAATACCGATCTATGTGCGCATAGCTCTCGTGGCGTAAAAGGCTGTGAGCGTTGTGTGGATGCTTGTCCTGCAGGGGCGCTATCAAGTGAGGGCAGTGACAAAACGGGTCATCGAATTGAGATCAACCCTTACCTTTGTCAAGGTGTCGGTACGTGTGCAACGGCTTGTCCAACAGAAGCCATTCATTACGCACTACCAAACCCTGAAGAAACACAGAAATTTATTGAGCGTACGTTAGCGAATTACGAGCTTGCTGGTGGACTTGATCCTATCGTTCTTATCTGTAGTTCTCGCCATGAAACATACAATGTAATGGCACTTAAAGCACTACCAGATAACGTGATTCCTATTGTAGTTGAAGAACTGCCGTCTATCGGTATCGATACTTGGTTCGCTGCGCTGGTTAACGGTGCAACTCAAGTTCTTTTTGCGGCTTCTCGCTTTATGCCGCAAACCATCATTCGTGTACTTAATAATGAAGTAGGTATCGCGCAAGAGCTGCTTGATCAATTAGGTATCGCAAAAGAAACGATTGATATCCTTTACTTAGAGTCACTACGCGAAGGTCCACCAACACTTTGCACTGACCCGTTCGATCTTGCGTTAGGCGATCTACAAGGTAATAAGCGTCAGCGTTTGTTTACTGCGCTTGATGCAATGACGTCTTCACGTATTCCAGTAGAAAACATTGTTGAACTGCCAGCGAATGCGCCTTATGGCAATGTTTCTTGTGAAAGCAAAGATTGTACGTTGTGCATGAGTTGTGTAGCGGTTTGTCCAACACGCGCTCTGCATACTGACGGTGACTCGCCATCGCTTAAGTTCGTTGAACAAGACTGCATTCAATGTGGCTTATGTGCAAAAGCGTGTCCTGAAAATGTTCTGACGCTAACACCTCGCATGAACTGGGTAAAAGAAGAACGTCAGAAAGCGGTTGTCATTCATGAGGAAAAAGCAGCGGAATGTGTTCGTTGTCACAAACCTTTCGCTCCGCAATCTATGATTGACATGCTACAGACTAAGTTACGTGGTCACTCTCATTTCTCAGATGAAGCGGCAATTAACCGTATTGCGATGTGTGAAGATTGTCGTGTGATCGATATGTTTGAATCGATGGCGACAGATCCAATGAAACAACTTAAATACTAG